One stretch of Streptomyces sp. A2-16 DNA includes these proteins:
- a CDS encoding site-specific integrase, translated as MAKRAKRPDGASSIYFGKDGYWHGRVTVGVCDDGKPDRRHVSSKVSEAEVIKKVRALEKQRDEGKVRKPGRPWTVKAWLLHWVEEIAKPSVRENTYAGYEVAVRVHLIPGVGAHRLDKLEPEHLERFYTKMQLNGSKAATAHQVHRTMRTALNHALRRGHVTRNVATLAVPPRIEEEEVEPYDIEEVQRLLTEAAKLRNSARWSIALALGLRQGEALGLRWSDVDLHNGILRVRKNRLRPKYLHGCGGDCGRKPGYCKQRVRKNEDTANTKSRAGRRVIGVPGELVRLLELHRKEQDRERRLAAHEWRETGFVFTSPMGEPLVPSTDYDVWKQLLTDAKVRDGRLHDARHTAATILLILGVPERVVMQIMGWSSTAMAARYQHVTSGIMADVAQRVGGLIWEVAKAADEGGPDGSAGAR; from the coding sequence ATGGCCAAGCGCGCCAAGCGCCCTGACGGCGCATCGTCCATCTACTTCGGCAAAGACGGTTACTGGCACGGCCGCGTCACGGTCGGCGTGTGCGACGACGGGAAGCCTGACAGGCGTCACGTCAGTAGCAAGGTCAGTGAAGCGGAGGTCATCAAAAAGGTCCGCGCGCTGGAGAAGCAGCGTGACGAGGGGAAGGTTCGTAAGCCTGGCCGGCCGTGGACCGTCAAGGCGTGGCTGTTGCACTGGGTGGAAGAGATCGCCAAGCCCTCGGTACGCGAGAACACCTATGCCGGGTACGAGGTAGCCGTGCGGGTGCACCTGATTCCTGGCGTAGGCGCTCACCGACTCGACAAGCTGGAGCCTGAGCACCTGGAGCGCTTCTACACGAAGATGCAGCTCAACGGGAGCAAGGCTGCGACGGCTCATCAGGTCCACCGCACGATGCGCACGGCCCTGAACCACGCGCTTCGCCGCGGCCACGTGACCCGGAACGTCGCCACCCTCGCAGTGCCTCCGAGGATTGAGGAAGAGGAGGTGGAGCCGTACGACATCGAGGAAGTGCAGCGCCTCCTCACAGAGGCTGCCAAGCTGCGCAACAGTGCCCGCTGGTCCATCGCTCTCGCCCTGGGGCTGCGGCAGGGCGAAGCTCTGGGCCTGCGCTGGTCGGATGTCGACCTTCACAACGGCATTCTCCGCGTGAGAAAGAACAGGCTGCGGCCGAAGTACCTGCACGGCTGTGGGGGAGACTGCGGCCGAAAGCCCGGGTACTGCAAGCAGCGTGTTCGGAAGAACGAGGACACGGCCAACACCAAGTCGCGGGCCGGGCGCCGCGTGATCGGTGTCCCTGGTGAGCTGGTCCGACTGCTTGAACTGCACCGAAAGGAGCAGGACCGGGAACGTCGGCTGGCCGCTCACGAGTGGCGTGAGACCGGTTTCGTCTTCACGTCTCCCATGGGTGAGCCGCTGGTCCCCAGCACGGACTACGACGTGTGGAAGCAGCTCCTCACCGATGCCAAGGTGCGGGACGGCCGGCTGCATGACGCCCGGCATACCGCCGCCACGATCCTGCTCATCCTCGGAGTTCCGGAACGGGTGGTGATGCAGATCATGGGGTGGTCATCGACCGCGATGGCGGCCCGCTACCAGCACGTGACGAGCGGGATCATGGCAGACGTGGCGCAGCGGGTCGGCGGTCTCATCTGGGAGGTGGCCAAGGCTGCCGACGAAGGCGGCCCGGACGGCTCCGCAGGAGCGCGTTGA
- a CDS encoding helix-turn-helix domain-containing protein, which translates to MADVADSPEGSREALSSRREGVETLIGDQTRQLSVVRTDISPSDADFDPTLLAVRVEEAARRLSIGRTTMYALIRDGAVQTVPIGRSRRVPVQALNDYLAQRMQSRSKNAVA; encoded by the coding sequence GTGGCGGATGTTGCGGATTCCCCGGAAGGGAGCCGGGAGGCTCTCTCTTCGCGCCGCGAAGGAGTCGAGACCTTGATAGGTGACCAGACCCGCCAGCTCTCCGTAGTCCGTACCGACATCAGCCCCTCTGACGCCGACTTCGACCCCACCCTCCTCGCGGTGAGGGTGGAGGAAGCCGCCCGTCGTCTGAGCATCGGCCGAACCACGATGTACGCCCTCATCCGCGATGGCGCGGTGCAGACCGTGCCGATCGGTCGGAGCCGTCGAGTCCCAGTGCAGGCACTCAACGACTACCTCGCCCAGCGCATGCAATCGCGATCCAAGAACGCAGTCGCGTAA
- a CDS encoding DUF3631 domain-containing protein, which translates to MTEIIDGAALLDEVEAFHRRFNVFPTEHAYVAVALWDAHAHLIDALDGTARIAFLSPEPGSGKSRALEIIETLTPRSATTVNASANALFRLVAADAGTPTLLFDEIDTVFGPKAGGNEEVRGFLNSGYRRGAKSLRCVGEGSEQKAGFFPSFCAVAMAGLGSLPDTILTRSVIIRMRKKAPNEKCEPYRRRIHEKQGHVLRDRLAEWTATIHDEIAAAWPEMPEGVTDRPADVWEPLLAVADAAGGHWPERARAACIALIKAASEGDQASLGVKLLTDLRDRVFCGVDRMPTAAILEVLLQLDEAPWSDMSDDGQSSKPLTARALSKLLSQYVRPDNSPIKPRGIRVGATTPKGYYAEDLSDAWARYCPPDPGGSATSATAATPQVNGGESVADTPSETRHMLAETDTRQLRIAG; encoded by the coding sequence ATGACCGAGATCATCGACGGGGCCGCGCTGCTGGACGAGGTGGAAGCCTTCCACCGCCGCTTCAACGTGTTCCCCACCGAACACGCCTACGTCGCTGTCGCGTTGTGGGACGCGCACGCGCACCTGATCGACGCGCTCGACGGCACCGCCCGCATCGCGTTCCTCAGCCCCGAGCCGGGCTCCGGGAAGTCGCGGGCACTGGAGATCATCGAGACCCTCACTCCGCGTTCCGCGACCACCGTCAATGCCTCCGCCAACGCCCTGTTCCGGCTGGTAGCGGCCGATGCGGGAACGCCGACGCTGCTGTTCGACGAGATCGACACCGTCTTCGGGCCCAAGGCCGGCGGCAACGAAGAGGTTCGTGGGTTCCTCAACTCCGGTTACCGGCGCGGCGCCAAGTCGCTGCGCTGCGTCGGGGAGGGGTCTGAGCAGAAGGCAGGGTTCTTCCCGTCGTTCTGCGCGGTGGCCATGGCCGGGCTCGGCTCGCTGCCGGACACGATCCTGACCCGGTCCGTCATCATCCGCATGCGGAAGAAGGCACCCAACGAGAAGTGCGAGCCCTACCGGCGCCGCATTCACGAGAAGCAGGGACACGTCCTGCGTGACCGGCTCGCGGAGTGGACCGCCACCATTCACGACGAGATCGCGGCCGCGTGGCCGGAGATGCCCGAGGGTGTCACCGACCGGCCGGCCGACGTGTGGGAGCCGCTGCTCGCGGTCGCGGACGCGGCCGGCGGGCACTGGCCCGAGCGGGCCCGCGCCGCCTGCATCGCGCTCATCAAAGCCGCATCCGAGGGCGACCAGGCATCCCTGGGAGTCAAGCTGCTCACGGACCTGCGCGACCGGGTGTTCTGTGGCGTGGACCGGATGCCCACCGCCGCCATTCTGGAGGTTCTCCTCCAGCTCGATGAGGCTCCCTGGTCCGACATGAGCGACGACGGGCAGAGCAGCAAGCCCCTGACCGCGCGCGCCCTGTCCAAGCTTCTGAGCCAGTACGTGCGCCCCGACAACAGCCCGATCAAGCCGCGCGGAATCCGGGTCGGTGCGACGACCCCCAAGGGCTACTACGCGGAGGACCTTAGCGACGCCTGGGCCCGCTACTGCCCCCCTGACCCCGGAGGATCCGCAACATCCGCCACAGCCGCAACACCGCAGGTCAACGGGGGTGAATCTGTGGCGGATACCCCTTCCGAGACCCGCCACATGCTCGCGGAAACCGACACACGCCAACTCCGCATCGCCGGCTGA
- a CDS encoding bifunctional DNA primase/polymerase yields the protein MTHDTRAALLRAALEAAERGWPVIPLHPRDKRPAGHAEKYCPHTGRCVDGHKTPEQRATTETELLTAAWAHQPYNVGIATGPAGLLVVDLDTLKPEEPKGAPDGATSFAALCERAGQDIPATYRTRTARDGEHLYFAQPSGARLHNTAGRLAKKIDTRGWGGYVVAAGSTTPDGTYEVLDDRPPAVLPDWLHTLLKPRPRPAHGGTIAVTTQASGYAAAALRGEVDNVATAADGTRNATLLRAARALGRLIASGDLDRGEVEEALSRAASGNATQSQRYYDDVITRGLDWSIAHNAPGGRAA from the coding sequence ATGACCCATGACACCCGGGCCGCGCTGCTGCGCGCGGCGCTGGAAGCGGCAGAACGCGGCTGGCCCGTCATCCCGCTGCACCCCCGCGACAAGCGGCCCGCCGGCCACGCGGAGAAGTACTGCCCCCACACCGGCCGCTGCGTCGACGGACACAAGACCCCCGAGCAGCGCGCCACCACCGAGACCGAACTCCTCACCGCTGCTTGGGCACACCAGCCCTACAACGTCGGCATCGCCACCGGCCCCGCCGGGCTGCTGGTCGTCGATCTGGACACGCTCAAGCCGGAAGAGCCGAAAGGAGCGCCTGACGGCGCGACTTCCTTCGCGGCGCTCTGCGAGCGCGCCGGACAGGACATCCCCGCCACCTACCGGACGCGGACTGCACGCGATGGAGAGCACCTGTACTTCGCCCAACCCTCCGGCGCCCGGCTGCACAACACCGCCGGACGCCTCGCGAAGAAGATCGACACACGCGGGTGGGGCGGGTACGTCGTCGCCGCCGGCAGCACCACCCCGGACGGCACGTACGAGGTTCTCGACGACCGGCCCCCGGCCGTGCTGCCCGACTGGCTGCACACGCTGCTCAAGCCCCGCCCACGGCCCGCGCACGGCGGCACCATCGCCGTGACGACCCAAGCGAGCGGGTACGCCGCGGCGGCGCTGCGGGGCGAGGTGGACAACGTGGCCACGGCTGCGGACGGCACCCGCAACGCCACGCTGCTGCGGGCCGCGCGGGCACTGGGGCGGCTGATCGCGTCCGGCGACCTCGATCGCGGGGAGGTTGAGGAGGCTCTTAGTAGGGCGGCATCGGGCAACGCGACACAGTCCCAGCGCTACTACGACGACGTCATCACACGTGGTCTGGACTGGTCCATCGCCCACAACGCTCCCGGTGGGAGGGCGGCATGA
- a CDS encoding RRQRL motif-containing zinc-binding protein, which translates to MPTAYAKCFDPNGARFGIPTYPWRMAPDGYATRRQLRTRGLRPGGQPIAAQVMRINRRRGTPRVAFLYREDLAKPVRPMTSRKWGALALAMLARRTCPRCQLDVGYCIPTSHGICGLCLVAEEQRAA; encoded by the coding sequence ATGCCCACCGCATACGCGAAGTGCTTCGACCCGAACGGGGCCCGCTTCGGCATACCGACCTACCCCTGGCGCATGGCCCCCGACGGCTACGCCACGCGCCGCCAGCTCCGCACGAGGGGCTTACGGCCCGGCGGGCAGCCGATCGCAGCTCAAGTCATGCGCATCAACCGCCGCCGCGGCACGCCCCGGGTGGCCTTCCTGTACCGCGAGGACCTGGCCAAGCCGGTCCGTCCGATGACGTCGCGCAAGTGGGGCGCTCTCGCGCTGGCGATGCTCGCCCGGCGCACCTGCCCCCGCTGCCAACTGGACGTCGGTTACTGCATCCCCACCTCGCACGGCATCTGCGGCCTGTGCCTGGTCGCCGAAGAACAGCGCGCCGCCTGA